A region from the Streptosporangium sp. NBC_01756 genome encodes:
- a CDS encoding neutral zinc metallopeptidase translates to MKALRCLLVLLMITIAGCGSERPDTVATPTPPAPLGQTFESDLQLAKELSESYWRQVFSADGLAYRPITAFTPYRGSGGPDCGGEPSIPNNAFYCPAGHFIAYDADWMRRLYDEMGDGAVYVIIPHELGHAVQAQLNSGFRLNVEQELQADCYAGGTLSALVKGGSLQTEPGDEDELLLNLAAAGDPTDDWLRPDAHGTAEQRQTVFAQGYNQGTRAC, encoded by the coding sequence CTCCTCGTGCTTCTGATGATCACGATCGCGGGGTGCGGAAGCGAGCGGCCGGACACCGTCGCCACCCCCACGCCCCCGGCTCCCCTGGGGCAGACGTTCGAGTCCGACCTGCAACTGGCCAAGGAGCTCAGCGAGTCCTACTGGCGGCAGGTTTTCTCGGCGGACGGGCTGGCCTACCGCCCGATCACCGCGTTCACCCCCTACCGGGGGTCCGGCGGCCCCGACTGCGGCGGCGAGCCCTCGATACCGAACAACGCCTTCTACTGCCCGGCCGGGCACTTCATCGCCTACGACGCGGACTGGATGCGCAGGCTCTACGACGAGATGGGGGACGGGGCGGTCTATGTGATCATCCCGCACGAGCTCGGACACGCCGTGCAGGCGCAGCTGAACAGCGGTTTCCGGCTCAACGTGGAGCAGGAGCTGCAAGCCGACTGCTACGCGGGAGGCACCCTGAGCGCGCTCGTCAAGGGAGGGTCGTTGCAGACCGAGCCGGGCGACGAGGACGAGCTGCTGCTCAACCTCGCCGCGGCGGGAGACCCCACCGACGACTGGCTGCGCCCCGACGCCCACGGTACGGCGGAGCAACGCCAGACGGTCTTCGCCCAGGGATACAACCAGGGCACCCGCGCCTGCTGA
- a CDS encoding WhiB family transcriptional regulator: MRRTVREIGWAVRGACRASDPELFFPLAQSADQEARAKAVCAGCPVLADCRAYAVRAAEPEGIWGGLTVQERRSLRFPSGWRQPATG; the protein is encoded by the coding sequence ATGCGGAGGACGGTTCGCGAGATCGGCTGGGCCGTACGGGGTGCCTGCCGCGCGAGCGACCCCGAGCTGTTCTTTCCACTGGCGCAGTCGGCCGACCAGGAGGCTCGGGCGAAGGCGGTCTGTGCGGGGTGCCCGGTGCTGGCCGACTGCAGGGCCTATGCGGTGCGGGCGGCGGAGCCGGAGGGGATCTGGGGAGGGCTCACCGTTCAGGAACGGCGCAGCCTGCGCTTCCCGTCCGGATGGCGGCAGCCCGCCACGGGATGA
- a CDS encoding CPBP family intramembrane glutamic endopeptidase, producing MKAERRATLAGAVAVLAAANVLNNRLAPRLAPLTSAAATGVLLALARRSGLSWSELGFHRRSRGLRIGGALASAVAAVYGAGIAIPATRRFFRDERALSLSRSRALEEALLQVPIGTVLLEEVGFRGVLHALLARSYGPRTAVAVSSALFGLWHVLPAIDMTAANPALSGLVSVETPGDGDVPCGGSRGGVPRGDSGGVPRDDGSRGDGGGVSRGDGPPQDPPAEDSLWGMSRVVAGSVAATGLAGVFFCELRRRGGLAAPALLHVATNSLGYLFARLAPADPARPGDRRTAA from the coding sequence GTGAAAGCCGAACGGAGGGCGACGCTCGCGGGCGCGGTGGCCGTCCTGGCGGCGGCCAATGTGCTCAACAACCGTCTCGCGCCGCGCCTGGCCCCGCTGACCTCCGCCGCCGCCACCGGTGTGCTGCTCGCCCTGGCCCGCCGTTCCGGGCTGTCCTGGTCCGAACTGGGGTTTCACCGGCGCTCACGCGGTCTGCGGATCGGTGGCGCCCTCGCCTCGGCCGTCGCCGCGGTCTACGGTGCCGGGATCGCGATCCCGGCCACCCGCCGCTTCTTCCGCGACGAGCGGGCGCTGTCGCTGTCCCGCTCCCGCGCTCTTGAGGAGGCCCTGCTCCAGGTGCCGATCGGCACGGTCCTGCTGGAGGAGGTCGGCTTCCGCGGCGTGCTGCACGCGCTCCTGGCCCGTTCCTACGGTCCTCGCACGGCCGTCGCCGTCTCCTCGGCCCTGTTCGGCCTCTGGCACGTGCTCCCCGCGATCGACATGACGGCCGCCAACCCCGCGCTGAGCGGCCTGGTTTCGGTGGAGACGCCCGGCGACGGTGACGTGCCGTGTGGCGGGTCGCGCGGTGGCGTGCCGCGTGGTGACAGTGGTGGCGTGCCGCGTGATGACGGGTCGCGTGGTGACGGTGGTGGTGTGTCGCGCGGTGACGGGCCTCCGCAGGATCCACCGGCGGAGGACTCCCTGTGGGGGATGTCGCGGGTGGTGGCGGGCTCGGTGGCCGCCACCGGGCTCGCCGGGGTGTTCTTCTGCGAGCTCCGCCGCCGTGGCGGCCTTGCCGCACCGGCGCTGCTGCACGTCGCGACCAACTCGCTGGGCTACCTGTTCGCCCGCCTCGCCCCGGCCGATCCCGCCCGGCCGGGTGACCGTCGCACCGCCGCCTGA
- a CDS encoding ABC transporter permease codes for MSTITLSPVTVAVVVLLALLGAAVTLLGRLGHARAVLVACLRAAVQLGAVALVIVWAVQRPLAVAAFVLVMYGVASLTAGRRITSGRAVRWAAVPVAAGTLPVLVLLVATGTVPLKGITLIPVAGILLGGCLTATALAGRRAVEELVQRRGEVEAALALGLSERDAALEICRPAAAQALVPALDQTSTVGLVTLPGAFVGMLLGGASPIQAGVVQVVVLVALLAAEAAAVLVTIELAARGRFPARR; via the coding sequence GTGAGCACCATCACGCTGTCCCCGGTCACCGTCGCCGTCGTCGTCCTGCTGGCCCTGCTGGGCGCGGCCGTCACCCTGCTCGGCCGTCTCGGGCACGCCCGCGCCGTCCTCGTCGCGTGCCTGCGGGCGGCCGTCCAGCTCGGCGCGGTGGCGCTGGTCATCGTCTGGGCCGTCCAGCGCCCGCTCGCCGTGGCCGCCTTCGTGCTCGTCATGTACGGCGTGGCAAGCCTGACCGCAGGGCGCAGGATCACCTCGGGACGGGCGGTCCGATGGGCCGCCGTGCCGGTGGCGGCGGGGACGCTGCCGGTCCTGGTGCTGCTCGTCGCCACCGGGACCGTGCCGTTGAAGGGCATCACGTTGATCCCCGTCGCGGGCATCCTCCTCGGAGGATGCCTGACGGCCACGGCGCTCGCGGGCCGGCGGGCGGTGGAGGAGCTCGTACAGCGGCGCGGGGAGGTCGAGGCGGCGCTCGCCCTGGGCCTGTCCGAGCGGGACGCGGCGCTGGAGATCTGCCGCCCGGCCGCCGCCCAGGCGCTGGTGCCCGCGCTGGACCAGACCTCGACCGTGGGGCTGGTCACACTGCCCGGCGCGTTCGTGGGGATGCTGCTCGGCGGGGCGAGCCCGATCCAGGCCGGGGTGGTGCAGGTCGTCGTGCTGGTCGCGCTGCTGGCCGCCGAGGCGGCGGCCGTACTCGTCACGATCGAACTGGCGGCCCGGGGACGGTTCCCGGCACGGCGCTGA